A part of Melittangium boletus DSM 14713 genomic DNA contains:
- the uvrB gene encoding excinuclease ABC subunit UvrB encodes MPEFQIVSDYKPQGDQPRAIGELTEGILRGDRYQTLLGVTGSGKTFTMANLIANVKRPTLLIAHNKLLAAQLYGEYKALFPHNAVEYFVSYFDYYQPEAYIPTSDTFIEKDSSVNDEIERMRHSATHSLRTRDDVLIVASVSCIYGLGTARSYVDLAVTVNVGAELGRDAFIRRLVESQYERNDLDFHRGTFRARGDTVEVFPAYEEERAVRVSFFGDEVEKITEFDPLRGVTLGALEKVVIFPASHYVTEADTRKSALQTIRDELSERLQQFQREGKLLEAQRLEQRTMYDLEMIEQIGYCNGIENYSRHFSGRRTGEPPPCLIDYFPRNMLVLIDESHQTVPQIGAMYRGDRARKETLVDHGFRLPSALDNRPLKFTEFEEMVQQAVFVSATPAEYEFQKSNGVVVEQIIRPTGLTDPEVEVRPARNQVDDVLEEVRERVTKNERVLVTTLTKRMAEDLTEYLTDVGVKVRYLHSDIGAIERTAIIRDLRKGEFDVLVGINLLREGLDIPEVSLVAIFDADKEGFLRSHVSLIQTIGRAARNMNGHVIMYADGMTDSMRLAIEETDRRRAVQKAYNAEHGITPQAVKSHILDLSEQLYDAENPNALPLAADAANDALEPKEIQRLIAETTKEMQHYADEMEFEKAARMRDQLLLLKDMDLGIKPPSRALLRAPAKTDDEPKAGTPGSRGAKGRRGGGKAKSGGGGPPHGKTGIGPRKSR; translated from the coding sequence ATGCCTGAGTTCCAGATCGTCAGCGACTACAAGCCCCAGGGCGACCAACCGCGAGCCATCGGGGAGCTTACCGAGGGGATTCTGCGCGGGGATCGCTACCAGACGCTGCTGGGCGTCACCGGGTCCGGCAAGACGTTCACCATGGCGAACCTCATCGCCAACGTGAAGCGGCCCACGCTGCTCATCGCGCACAACAAGCTGCTCGCCGCCCAGCTCTACGGGGAATACAAGGCGCTCTTCCCCCACAACGCCGTCGAGTACTTCGTCTCCTACTTCGACTACTACCAGCCCGAGGCGTACATCCCCACCTCGGACACGTTCATCGAGAAGGACTCCTCGGTGAACGACGAGATCGAGCGCATGCGCCACTCGGCCACGCACTCGCTGCGCACGCGGGATGACGTGCTCATCGTGGCGAGCGTGTCCTGCATCTACGGCCTCGGGACGGCGCGCTCGTACGTGGACCTGGCGGTGACGGTGAACGTTGGCGCGGAGCTGGGCCGCGACGCCTTCATCCGCCGATTGGTGGAGAGCCAGTACGAGCGCAATGACCTCGACTTCCACCGGGGCACCTTCCGCGCCCGGGGTGACACCGTGGAGGTGTTCCCCGCCTACGAGGAGGAGCGCGCGGTGCGCGTGAGCTTCTTCGGGGACGAGGTGGAGAAGATCACCGAGTTCGATCCCCTGCGCGGCGTGACCCTGGGCGCGCTGGAGAAGGTCGTCATCTTCCCCGCGAGCCACTACGTCACCGAGGCGGACACGCGCAAGAGCGCCCTCCAGACCATCCGCGACGAGCTGAGCGAGCGGCTGCAGCAGTTCCAGCGGGAGGGCAAGCTGCTGGAGGCGCAGCGGCTGGAGCAGCGCACCATGTACGACCTCGAGATGATCGAGCAGATCGGCTACTGCAACGGCATCGAGAACTACTCGCGGCACTTCTCGGGGCGTCGGACGGGCGAGCCGCCGCCGTGCCTCATCGACTACTTCCCGCGCAACATGCTGGTGCTCATCGACGAGAGCCACCAGACGGTGCCGCAGATTGGCGCCATGTACCGGGGAGACCGGGCGCGCAAGGAGACGCTGGTGGATCACGGCTTCCGGTTGCCGAGCGCCCTGGACAACCGTCCGCTCAAGTTCACCGAGTTCGAGGAGATGGTGCAGCAGGCCGTCTTCGTCTCGGCGACGCCGGCCGAGTACGAGTTCCAGAAGTCCAATGGCGTGGTGGTGGAGCAGATCATCCGCCCCACGGGCCTGACGGATCCCGAGGTGGAGGTGCGTCCGGCGCGCAACCAGGTGGACGACGTGCTCGAGGAGGTGCGTGAGCGCGTGACGAAGAACGAGCGGGTGCTCGTCACCACCCTCACCAAGCGCATGGCGGAGGACCTGACCGAGTACCTCACCGACGTGGGCGTCAAGGTGCGCTACCTGCACTCGGACATCGGCGCCATCGAGCGCACGGCCATCATCCGCGACCTGCGCAAGGGCGAGTTCGACGTGCTGGTGGGCATCAACCTCTTGCGCGAGGGCCTGGACATCCCCGAGGTGTCGCTGGTGGCCATCTTCGACGCGGACAAGGAGGGCTTCCTGCGCAGCCACGTGTCGCTCATCCAGACCATTGGCCGCGCCGCGCGCAACATGAATGGCCACGTCATCATGTACGCGGACGGGATGACGGACTCCATGCGCCTGGCCATCGAGGAGACGGATCGCCGCCGCGCGGTGCAGAAGGCCTACAACGCCGAGCACGGCATCACGCCCCAGGCGGTCAAGAGCCACATCCTGGACCTGTCCGAGCAGCTCTACGACGCGGAGAATCCCAACGCGCTGCCCCTGGCGGCGGACGCGGCCAACGACGCCCTGGAGCCCAAGGAGATCCAGCGCCTCATCGCCGAGACCACCAAGGAGATGCAGCACTACGCGGACGAGATGGAGTTCGAGAAGGCCGCGCGGATGAGGGATCAGCTGCTGTTGCTCAAGGACATGGATCTGGGCATCAAGCCCCCGAGCCGCGCGCTCCTCCGGGCGCCGGCGAAGACGGACGACGAGCCCAAGGCGGGCACCCCTGGCTCCCGGGGCGCCAAGGGGCGGCGGGGCGGCGGCAAGGCGAAGAGTGGGGGAGGGGGTCCCCCTCACGGCAAGACCGGCATCGGACCGAGGAAGAGTCGCTAG